A window of the Gemmatirosa kalamazoonensis genome harbors these coding sequences:
- a CDS encoding DUF72 domain-containing protein translates to MPGRAWIGISGYDYKPWRGRFYPDELPARRWLEYASRKFDSVELNGTFYSLKSPAVFERWASEVPDDFVFAVKGGRFITHNLKLRNAESSLGNFFASGVLALGAKTGPFLWQLPGTYRFDAERMDAFMAMLPRTAREAESVALWHDERLRRGALVEAPADVPFRHAFEVRHPSYFHDEFYAILRAHGYAFVVADTAGKFPYAEEVTADFVYVRLHGSQVLYASGYTDAELDAWAGKIRAWQHGGADVYVYFDNDAKVHAPFDAERLGARVGTRDSGLGTRNG, encoded by the coding sequence CGCGGCGGTGGCTGGAGTACGCGAGCCGGAAGTTCGACAGCGTGGAGCTGAACGGCACGTTCTACAGCCTGAAGTCGCCCGCCGTGTTCGAGCGGTGGGCCAGCGAGGTGCCCGACGACTTCGTGTTCGCGGTGAAGGGTGGGCGATTCATCACGCACAACCTGAAGCTCCGCAACGCCGAGTCGTCGTTAGGCAACTTCTTCGCGAGCGGCGTGCTGGCGCTCGGCGCGAAGACCGGCCCGTTCCTCTGGCAGCTGCCCGGCACGTACCGGTTCGACGCCGAGCGGATGGACGCGTTCATGGCGATGCTGCCGCGCACCGCCCGCGAGGCGGAGAGCGTGGCACTGTGGCACGACGAGCGGCTGCGCCGCGGTGCGCTCGTCGAGGCACCCGCCGACGTGCCGTTCCGCCACGCGTTCGAGGTGCGGCATCCGTCGTACTTCCACGACGAGTTCTACGCGATCCTGCGCGCCCACGGCTACGCGTTCGTCGTCGCCGACACCGCGGGGAAGTTCCCGTACGCCGAGGAGGTGACCGCGGACTTCGTCTACGTGCGGCTGCACGGGTCACAGGTGCTCTACGCGAGCGGCTACACCGACGCGGAGCTCGACGCGTGGGCCGGGAAGATCCGCGCGTGGCAGCACGGCGGCGCGGACGTCTACGTCTACTTCGACAACGACGCCAAGGTCCACGCGCCGTTCGACGCCGAGCGGCTGGGCGCGCGGGTCGGGACTCGGGACTCGGGACTCGGGACTCGTAACGGCTGA